The proteins below are encoded in one region of Maribacter aestuarii:
- a CDS encoding AsmA-like C-terminal region-containing protein has protein sequence MKKRILRIVGIVVLLIIGVLVAAPFILEAKIGELIKNNVNNTVNATLDFNDADLSLIKSFPNAEVQLSGVTLVNKAPFEGDTLFAADNLELVMGIGELFKGQGEAIGIRRLLLDGANLNIKINEAEEANYDITEESESQISTNDATDGFVFNLESYEILNSTVHYNDMSSGIALKVEEIQHNGTGDLSLTTSELETYTEALVSFEMDSTNYLNRNKVKLNALIGIDLQEDKYSFLKNEAIVNQLPLVFDGFVKLNEDNQEVNISFKTPSSDFRNFLAVIPETYSKNISDVKTTGDFVVEGNFNGIVDEEHIPKFNIFINSENASFKYPDLPKSVRNIFIDVVVNNETGLTEDTYVNINRASFMIDEDKFNLNAKITELMGNTKVNAHVDGKMNLANISKAYPVPSDLNLKGQLNADVTTAFDMASIERKQYEKTNTTGKMSVRDFEYNSPEIPNPVKLSAVALTFNPKTVTLNELNGVTGKTDFNATGSINNLLGFMFNNENVEGNFDLKSNVFALNDFMVAEEAKTDEEKTQNDTPVKSEEKIKIPSFLDANINASANTVIYDNITLKDVKGNLRIRDEKAILSNMTSSLFDGKVGFNGEVSTKSETPTFAMRLAMEQLQIGETFQALELFKVLAPIARILKGKLSSDIELSGNLTDDFTPDLLSLSGNILADILTREIDTDQAPILSALDSKLGFLDLKELSLKELKTKLSFKDGLVTVKPFTINYKDVAINVDGSHTFDSNMNYKATLEVPAKYLGKDVNALIARIDDTALDSLTIPVIANIGGKYTSPQVTTDFTSGVKNLTNQLVEIEKQKLVNKGKDKAKDLIGGIFSDNQQKRDSSKSENSVKENAKDVIGGILGGTKTKDSTQTKTDSVPVKKEEDVVKEKARDILGGLLGKKKKTDTTVKKDSTN, from the coding sequence ATGAAGAAGAGAATTTTACGAATAGTTGGTATTGTTGTTTTATTAATTATAGGGGTGCTAGTCGCTGCTCCTTTTATCTTGGAGGCCAAGATTGGGGAGTTGATTAAAAACAATGTAAACAATACGGTAAACGCTACCCTGGATTTCAATGATGCTGATTTGAGTCTTATCAAAAGCTTTCCCAACGCGGAAGTTCAATTGTCCGGGGTTACGCTAGTTAATAAAGCTCCTTTTGAAGGGGATACCTTATTTGCTGCCGATAATCTGGAATTAGTAATGGGTATTGGGGAACTGTTCAAAGGACAGGGTGAAGCGATTGGAATACGAAGGCTCCTATTGGACGGAGCCAATTTGAACATTAAGATCAATGAAGCCGAAGAGGCTAATTATGACATTACCGAGGAATCAGAAAGTCAAATATCAACAAATGATGCGACGGATGGTTTCGTGTTTAATCTAGAGTCCTATGAAATATTAAATTCTACGGTTCATTATAATGACATGTCTTCTGGTATAGCGCTCAAGGTCGAGGAAATACAGCACAACGGAACCGGAGATTTGTCTTTGACTACCTCGGAATTGGAAACATATACAGAAGCGTTGGTGAGTTTTGAGATGGATAGTACCAATTACCTGAACAGGAATAAAGTGAAGTTGAATGCCTTGATTGGTATCGACTTACAAGAAGACAAATATTCCTTTCTCAAGAATGAGGCAATCGTAAACCAGCTTCCGTTGGTCTTTGATGGTTTCGTAAAACTGAATGAAGATAATCAGGAAGTAAATATTAGCTTTAAAACGCCATCATCTGATTTCAGAAATTTCCTAGCGGTCATTCCGGAGACGTATTCCAAAAATATCTCCGACGTAAAGACAACAGGGGATTTTGTAGTAGAAGGTAATTTTAATGGTATTGTGGATGAGGAGCACATACCAAAATTTAATATCTTCATTAACTCGGAAAATGCATCCTTCAAATATCCTGATTTGCCAAAATCGGTCCGAAATATCTTTATTGATGTAGTCGTAAACAATGAAACCGGACTTACGGAGGACACCTACGTAAATATCAATAGGGCTTCCTTTATGATTGATGAGGATAAATTTAATCTCAACGCAAAAATAACGGAGCTGATGGGCAATACCAAGGTCAACGCCCATGTGGATGGTAAAATGAACTTGGCCAATATTTCCAAGGCTTATCCTGTGCCTTCAGATTTAAATTTAAAAGGACAATTGAATGCTGATGTAACTACCGCTTTTGATATGGCTTCCATAGAGAGAAAGCAGTATGAAAAGACCAATACAACTGGAAAAATGAGTGTTAGGGATTTTGAATACAATTCACCTGAGATACCCAATCCTGTAAAGCTATCGGCAGTTGCCTTAACCTTCAATCCAAAAACGGTCACGTTGAATGAATTGAACGGCGTTACCGGTAAGACTGATTTTAACGCTACCGGCAGCATTAATAATTTACTGGGTTTTATGTTCAACAACGAAAATGTGGAAGGAAACTTTGATTTGAAGTCCAATGTCTTTGCTTTAAACGACTTTATGGTAGCGGAGGAAGCAAAAACGGACGAAGAAAAAACACAAAATGATACGCCAGTAAAATCCGAGGAGAAAATTAAGATACCGTCTTTCTTGGATGCCAATATCAACGCTTCGGCAAATACAGTTATTTATGATAACATAACCCTGAAGGACGTTAAAGGTAATCTCAGGATTAGGGACGAGAAGGCTATTTTGAGTAATATGACCTCATCTCTTTTTGATGGTAAGGTCGGATTTAATGGAGAGGTTTCCACAAAGAGTGAAACACCCACGTTTGCCATGCGTTTGGCCATGGAGCAACTTCAAATAGGGGAGACCTTCCAAGCTTTGGAGCTCTTCAAGGTATTGGCGCCAATAGCGAGGATACTCAAGGGAAAGTTGTCCTCGGACATTGAGCTTTCGGGAAATCTAACGGATGATTTTACGCCGGACCTGTTGAGTTTGAGCGGTAATATTTTAGCGGATATTCTTACCAGGGAAATAGATACAGATCAGGCTCCAATTCTGTCCGCTTTGGATAGTAAACTTGGTTTTTTGGACCTCAAGGAACTCAGTTTAAAAGAATTAAAAACAAAACTATCTTTTAAGGATGGTCTGGTTACCGTTAAACCTTTTACCATCAACTATAAGGATGTTGCTATTAACGTAGATGGAAGCCACACCTTTGATAGTAATATGAATTATAAGGCCACCTTAGAGGTTCCCGCAAAGTATTTAGGAAAGGATGTGAATGCTTTAATCGCTAGAATTGATGATACCGCGCTTGATAGTCTAACCATACCGGTTATCGCGAATATTGGCGGTAAGTATACCAGTCCGCAAGTAACGACGGACTTCACATCAGGTGTGAAAAATTTGACCAATCAGTTAGTGGAAATTGAAAAACAAAAACTGGTCAATAAAGGAAAGGATAAAGCAAAGGATTTGATTGGTGGCATATTTTCAGATAATCAGCAAAAACGTGATTCTTCAAAAAGCGAAAACTCTGTAAAAGAGAATGCGAAGGACGTTATCGGGGGAATTTTGGGAGGCACCAAAACCAAGGATTCTACTCAGACCAAGACGGATTCCGTGCCTGTAAAAAAGGAGGAAGATGTGGTCAAAGAAAAAGCAAGGGATATTTTAGGTGGTCTTTTAGGTAAAAAGAAAAAAACGGATACAACGGTTAAAAAGGATTCTACGAATTAA
- a CDS encoding GH3 auxin-responsive promoter family protein, translating to MPIPLFNSIASWLLKKRYHQIELFLKYPEEVQEELLLQLLEIAEDTEIGRQYDFESINNYETFRERVPIVSYEDIEAIIERNRRGEQNLFWPTNIKHFAKSSGTTNSKSKFIPVSFEALEDCHYKSGKDLLCLYLNNNENSQLFTGKSLRLGGSKKLYEDNGSFFGDLSAILIDNMPLWAEFSSTPSNKVSLMSEWESKLKAIINESVHENVTSLAGVPSWMLVLLNNVLGETGKENLFEVWENLEVYFHGGVNFSPYIEQYKNILPRKSFKYYEIYNASEGFFAIQDRNGADDLLLMLDYGIFYEFIPMDKYGTNIQQAIPLSEVEVGKNYAIIITTNSGLWRYKIGDTVRFTSKKPYRIKVTGRTKHHINVFGEELIIENAEEALKAVCRKAGAEIKDYTAGPIFMKGKEKGAHEWIIEFRKPPKDIQYFTEFLDNALKALNSDYEAKRYNNITLKMPKVHTARENLFYDWLKANDKLGGQHKIPRLSNKREYIEELLKMNT from the coding sequence ATGCCGATTCCGCTTTTTAATTCAATAGCTTCCTGGTTGCTAAAAAAGCGCTATCATCAAATTGAACTTTTTTTAAAATATCCAGAAGAGGTCCAAGAAGAATTGTTACTACAACTTTTGGAAATAGCTGAGGATACAGAAATTGGAAGACAGTATGATTTTGAGTCCATCAATAACTATGAGACTTTTAGGGAAAGGGTGCCCATTGTTTCTTATGAGGACATTGAAGCTATTATAGAGCGTAACAGAAGAGGCGAACAGAACCTTTTTTGGCCCACCAATATTAAACACTTCGCAAAAAGTAGTGGTACTACCAATTCCAAAAGTAAATTCATTCCTGTAAGTTTTGAAGCTTTGGAAGATTGTCATTACAAATCCGGCAAGGACTTGCTTTGCCTGTACTTGAATAATAATGAGAATTCACAGTTGTTTACGGGAAAAAGCCTCAGGCTTGGAGGTAGTAAGAAATTGTACGAGGATAACGGCTCCTTTTTTGGGGATCTCTCTGCCATACTTATAGATAATATGCCACTTTGGGCTGAGTTTAGTAGTACTCCCAGCAACAAGGTTTCTTTGATGAGCGAATGGGAGAGCAAGCTAAAGGCGATAATTAACGAAAGTGTTCACGAGAACGTAACAAGTTTAGCAGGCGTACCATCGTGGATGCTGGTTTTGCTAAATAATGTTTTGGGGGAAACCGGAAAGGAAAACCTATTTGAGGTATGGGAAAATTTAGAGGTCTACTTTCATGGTGGGGTCAATTTTAGTCCTTACATAGAGCAATACAAGAATATTCTGCCAAGAAAGAGCTTTAAATATTATGAAATATATAATGCCTCCGAGGGGTTTTTTGCGATTCAGGATAGAAACGGAGCGGACGATTTGCTGTTGATGTTGGATTACGGCATATTTTATGAATTTATTCCTATGGACAAGTATGGTACAAACATACAACAAGCTATTCCCTTGTCTGAAGTTGAGGTAGGGAAGAACTATGCCATAATAATTACGACAAACTCTGGTCTCTGGCGTTATAAAATTGGGGACACCGTTAGGTTTACATCTAAAAAACCCTATCGTATTAAGGTCACGGGACGTACAAAACATCATATTAATGTTTTTGGAGAGGAGCTGATAATTGAAAATGCAGAGGAGGCTCTAAAGGCGGTTTGTAGAAAAGCTGGCGCCGAAATTAAGGACTATACGGCAGGACCCATATTTATGAAGGGGAAAGAAAAAGGTGCCCATGAGTGGATTATCGAATTTAGAAAACCACCGAAGGACATTCAATATTTTACAGAGTTCTTGGATAATGCACTCAAGGCATTGAATTCGGATTATGAGGCCAAACGTTATAATAATATTACGTTGAAAATGCCTAAGGTACACACGGCAAGGGAGAATCTTTTTTACGACTGGTTAAAGGCGAATGACAAATTGGGAGGACAACATAAAATTCCAAGACTATCAAATAAACGTG
- a CDS encoding DUF2797 domain-containing protein, whose protein sequence is MQYEGVLRKMQTEIGTPIQYYMVFESDFLNINQVLDKDLKIEFIKFQCLNCKNDRPIYRQGFCKNCFFEIPSAGDWIMRPELSTAHLDEEDRDLDYEKKVQLQPHIVYLANSSSIKVGVTRKSQVPTRWIDQGAHEAIEIVEVPNRYLAGITEVALKDHVSDKTNWRKMLTNSVEDEDLVAWRNKLKSYIPDEAKEYFLDSNTETNLDFPVLRYPKKVKSLSLDKTPDYVGKLKGIKGQYLMFEDDTVFNVRGSEGYYIGLTVNS, encoded by the coding sequence ATGCAATATGAAGGCGTTTTAAGAAAAATGCAAACCGAAATTGGCACACCCATCCAATACTACATGGTCTTTGAATCCGATTTCTTGAATATAAATCAGGTCCTGGACAAGGACTTGAAAATTGAATTTATAAAATTCCAATGCCTAAACTGTAAAAATGACCGACCTATATACAGACAAGGCTTTTGCAAAAATTGCTTTTTTGAAATTCCATCCGCAGGTGATTGGATTATGAGACCGGAATTGAGCACGGCCCATTTGGACGAAGAAGACAGGGATTTGGACTATGAGAAAAAAGTACAATTACAACCTCATATCGTGTACTTGGCCAACTCCAGTTCCATAAAAGTAGGCGTTACCAGAAAGTCCCAAGTCCCCACCAGATGGATTGATCAGGGAGCCCATGAAGCTATTGAGATTGTGGAAGTTCCCAACAGGTACCTTGCCGGGATAACCGAGGTAGCCCTTAAAGACCACGTAAGCGATAAGACCAATTGGCGTAAAATGTTGACCAATTCTGTAGAAGATGAGGATTTAGTGGCTTGGCGAAATAAGTTGAAATCCTATATTCCGGATGAGGCCAAGGAGTACTTCTTAGATAGTAATACAGAAACAAATCTTGATTTTCCGGTTTTGCGCTATCCGAAAAAGGTAAAAAGCTTAAGTCTTGATAAAACCCCTGATTATGTGGGCAAGTTAAAAGGAATTAAAGGACAGTATCTCATGTTTGAAGATGATACGGTGTTCAACGTTAGAGGCAGCGAAGGCTATTATATAGGACTCACCGTTAATTCGTAG